The Cynocephalus volans isolate mCynVol1 chromosome 2, mCynVol1.pri, whole genome shotgun sequence genome window below encodes:
- the PXN gene encoding paxillin isoform X5 produces MDDLDALLADLESTTSHISKRPVFLSEETPYSYPTGNHTYQEIAVPPPVPPPPSSEALNGTILDPLDQWQPSGSRFIHQQPQSPSPVYGSSAKVSSTSNPQDDIGVSPCSRVGEEEHVYSFPNKQKSAEPSPTVMSSSLGSNLSELDRLLLELNAVQHNPPGFPADEANSSPPLPGALSPHYGILENNSPLGGKAGPLTKEKPKRNGSRGLEDVRPSVESLLDELESSVPSPVPAITMNQGEMSSPQRVTSSQQQTRISASSATRELDELMASLSDFKTSSSVVALSFPGLPASSASSPHCTLPPSSMPSVFLPYTTKPSPRGQGHTLEVPCTEQNGQHLRLPPPVAPSWVDLAGLGVTANTPNSRAPSVEGSLGLFDVESQAQDWRDLPNPTSEFSRAPPCRTLLCAGYTGPQEPGDPQGPLANPLCPEEVVAATWERPWTLEAFRPEIPRGAARTFQEVTEPAVVAVDRQAVFPDTWSLTKEHDQREERARPELGALESSCPTPVDKEQLGGKMHMRGSLVGPALGPETSRSSEGTTEAATKARKEQPELPPDTVMGTPNTMERISTSGQIRSVIRRSRETDHAHPMSREPSPRRRLDPANLSRTPSQEQLIAELQGRLGIQPEAEEAAGASVQDWLTEGIVITVQPRGRQAGGQLVEKVVFPPGSPIPLRRTISVLASPPSVPLFQHRKDTSASSSSPLPSLPAPFSLGPSTCTHGSPRVQSAGRAPPDEGMQGPTSPTPAPHALRSVGCQTDEDPLFPPMQMQGLEQRVDRELCWAACWPLNGQQSRPTGQDEGGFMAQGKTRSSSPPGGPPKPGSQLDSMLGSLQSDLNKLGVATVAKGVCGACKKPIAGQVVTAMGKTWHPEHFVCTHCQEEIGSRNFFERDGQPYCEKDYHNLFSPRCYYCNGPILDKVVTALDRTWHPEHFFCAQCGAFFGPEGFHEKDGKAYCRKDYFDMFAPKCGGCARAILENYISALNTLWHPECFVCRECFTPFVNGSFFEHDGQPYCEVHYHERRGSLCSGCQKPITGRCITAMAKKFHPEHFVCAFCLKQLNKGTFKEQNDKPYCQNCFLKLFC; encoded by the exons ACGCTCTGCTGGCAGACTTGGAGTCTACCACCTCCCACATCTCCAAACGGCCTGTGTTCTTGTCCGAGGAGACCCCCTACTCATACCCAACTGGAAACCACACGTACCAGGAGATTGCCGTGCCACCTCCTGTCCCTCCACCACCGTCCAGCGAGGCCCTCAATGGCACCATCCTTGACCCCTTAGACCAGTGGCAGCCCAGTGGTTCCCGATTCATCCACCAGCAG CCTCAGTCCCCATCACCTGTGTACGGCTCCAGTGCCAAAGTTTCCAGTACCTCCAACCCCCAGGACGACATCGGTGTCTCTCCGTGTTCCCGAGTGGGTGAGGAGGAGCACGTCTACAG CTTCCCCAACAAGCAGAAGTCAGCTGAGCCCTCACCCACTGTAATGAGCTCCTCTTTGGGCAGCAATCTTTCTGAACTTGACCGTCTACTGCTGGAGCTGAATGCTGTACAGCATAACCCCCCAGGCTTCCCTGCAG aTGAGGCCAACTCAAGCCCCCCACTGCCTGGGGCCCTGAGCCCTCACTATGGCATCCTGGAGAATAACAGCCCCCTGGGGGGCAAAGCCGGGCCCCTGACAAAAGAGAAGCCCAAGCGGAACGGGAGCCGGGGCCTGGAGGACGTGCGGCCTAGCGTGGAGAGTCTCTTGGATGAACTGGAGAGCTCTGTGCCCAGCCCCGT CCCTGCCATCACTATGAACCAGGGTGAGATGAGCAGCCCTCAGCGAGTCACCTCCAGCCAGCAGCAGACACGCATCTCGGCCTCCTCTGCCACCAGAGAGCTGGACGAGCTGATGGCCTCGCTATCGGATTTTAAG ACCAGCTCCTCCGTGGTGGCCCTGAGCTTCCCAGGGCTGCCGGCCAGCTCTGCTTCGTCCCCACACTGCacacttcctccttcttccatgcCTTCTGTATTCCTGCCATACACCACTAAACCCTCCCCTCGAGGCCAGGGCCACACCCTGGAGGTCCCCTGCACTGAGCAGAATGGACAGCATCTTCGTCTTCCACCTCCTGTGGCCCCCAGCTGGGTTGACTTGGCTGGCCTTGGGGTGACAGCTAATACTCCCAACTCAAGAGCTCCCTCTGTGGAGGGTTCTCTGGGGCTCTTTGATGTAGAGAGCCAGGCTCAAGATTGGAGGGACCTGCCAAACCCCACAAGTGAGTTTTCTAGGGCTCCCCCCTGCCGCACTCTACTCTGTGCTGGGTACACAGGTCCCCAGGAGCCTGGAGACCCCCAGGGGCCACTGGCCAACCCTTTGTGCCCAGAGGAGGTCGTGGCTGCCACTTGGGAGCGGCCGTGGACTTTGGAGGCATTCAGGCCTGAGATTCCCCGTGGAGCTGCTCGTACCTTCCAGGAAGTAACTGAGCCAGCTGTGGTGGCAGTGGACCGTCAGGCTGTCTTCCCAGATACCTGGAGTCTCACAAAGGAACATGACCAGCGGGAGGAGAGGGCAAGGCCAGAGCTGGGGGCGCTGGAAAGTAGCTGCCCCACCCCAGTTGACAAGGAGCAGTTAGGTGGAAAGATGCACATGAGGGGAAGCCTGGTCGGGCCAGCCCTGGGACCTGAGACCTCCAGGAGCTCAGAGGGCACTACTGAAGCTGCCACCAAGGCCAGGAAGGAGCAGCCGGAGCTTCCACCTGATACAGTCATGGGCACACCCAACACCATGGAGAGGATTTCCACCTCTGGCCAG atCCGCTCCGTGATCAGGAGGAGCCGGGAGACAGACCATGCACACCCCATGTCCCGGGAGCCGTCCCCTCGCCGCCGGCTGGACCCCGCCAACCTGAGCAGGACCCCATCCCAGGAGCAGCTCATCGCAGAGCTGCAGGGTCGGCTGGGCATCCAGCCGGAGGCGGAGGAGGCAGCAGGGGCCTCTGTCCAGGACTGGCTGACCGAGGGCATCGTCATCACTGTGCAGCCTCGTGGGAGGCAGGCTGGGGGGCAGCTGGTAGAGAAG gTTGTCTTCCCTCCTGGCTCTCCCATTCCCCTGAGAAGAACCATCTCTGTTCTGGCTTCTCCTCCTTCTGTCCCTTTGTTCCAGCATCGCAAAGACACCTCGGCCAGCAGCTCTTCTCCCCTGCCCAGCCTGCctgctcccttctccctgggGCCCTCAACTTGCACCCATGGTTCTCCTAGAGTCCAGAGTGCAGGGAGAGCACCCCCTGATGAGGGTATGCAGGGCCCCACCTCGCCCACTCCTGCACCCCACGCCTTGAGGTCCGTTGGCTGCCAGACCGATGAGGACCCGCTCTTCCCCCCAATGCAG ATGCAAGGCCTGGAACAAAGAGTGGATAGAGAGCTGTGCTGGGCAGCTTGCTGGCCTCTGAATGGCCAGCAGAGCAGACCCACAGGGCAGGATGAGGGAGGG TTTATGGCCCAGGGGAAGACAAGGAGCAGCTCACCTCCTGGGGGGCCCCCAAAGCCTGGGAGCCAACTGGACAGCATGCTGGGGAGCCTGCAGTCCGACCTGAACAAGCTGGGAGTTGCCACGGTCGCGAAAGGGGTCTGCGGGGCCTGCAAGAAGCCCATTGCTGGGCAG GTCGTGACTGCCATGGGGAAGACGTGGCACCCAGAGCACTTTGTCTGCACCCACTGTCAGGAGGAGATCGGATCCCGGAACTTCTTTGAGCGGGATGGACAGCCCTACTGTGAAAAGGACTATCACAACCTCTTCTCTCCGCGCTGCTACTACTGCAATGGTCCCATCCTGGAT AAAGTGGTGACAGCCCTTGACCGGACGTGGCACCCTGAGCACTTCTTCTGTGCCCAGTGTGGTGCCTTCTTTGGTCCTGAAG GATTCCACGAGAAAGATGGCAAGGCCTACTGCCGGAAGGATTATTTTGACATGTTTGCACCCAAATGTGGTGGCTGCGCCCGGGCCATCCTGGAGAACTACATCTCGGCCCTCAACACGCTTTGGCATCCTGAGTGCTTTGTGTGCCGG GAATGCTTCACGCCATTCGTCAATGGCAGCTTCTTCGAGCACGACGGGCAGCCCTACTGCGAGGTACACTACCACGAGCGGCGTGGCTCGCTCTGCTCCGGCTGCCAGAAGCCCATCACCGGCCGCTGCATCACCGCCATGGCCAAGAAATTCCACCCGGAGCACTTCGTCTGTGCCTTCTGCCTCAAGCAGCTCAACAAGGGCACCTTCAAGGAGCAGAACGACAAGCCTTACTGTCAGAACTGCTTCCTCAAGCTCTTCTGCTAG
- the PXN gene encoding paxillin isoform X4 codes for MDDLDALLADLESTTSHISKRPVFLSEETPYSYPTGNHTYQEIAVPPPVPPPPSSEALNGTILDPLDQWQPSGSRFIHQQPQSPSPVYGSSAKVSSTSNPQDDIGVSPCSRVGEEEHVYSFPNKQKSAEPSPTVMSSSLGSNLSELDRLLLELNAVQHNPPGFPADEANSSPPLPGALSPHYGILENNSPLGGKAGPLTKEKPKRNGSRGLEDVRPSVESLLDELESSVPSPVPAITMNQGEMSSPQRVTSSQQQTRISASSATRELDELMASLSDFKFMAQGKTRSSSPPGGPPKPGSQLDSMLGSLQSDLNKLGVATVAKGVCGACKKPIAGQVVTAMGKTWHPEHFVCTHCQEEIGSRNFFERDGQPYCEKDYHNLFSPRCYYCNGPILDKVVTALDRTWHPEHFFCAQCGAFFGPEGFHEKDGKAYCRKDYFDMFAPKCGGCARAILENYISALNTLWHPECFVCRECFTPFVNGSFFEHDGQPYCEVHYHERRGSLCSGCQKPITGRCITAMAKKFHPEHFVCAFCLKQLNKGTFKEQNDKPYCQNCFLKLFC; via the exons ACGCTCTGCTGGCAGACTTGGAGTCTACCACCTCCCACATCTCCAAACGGCCTGTGTTCTTGTCCGAGGAGACCCCCTACTCATACCCAACTGGAAACCACACGTACCAGGAGATTGCCGTGCCACCTCCTGTCCCTCCACCACCGTCCAGCGAGGCCCTCAATGGCACCATCCTTGACCCCTTAGACCAGTGGCAGCCCAGTGGTTCCCGATTCATCCACCAGCAG CCTCAGTCCCCATCACCTGTGTACGGCTCCAGTGCCAAAGTTTCCAGTACCTCCAACCCCCAGGACGACATCGGTGTCTCTCCGTGTTCCCGAGTGGGTGAGGAGGAGCACGTCTACAG CTTCCCCAACAAGCAGAAGTCAGCTGAGCCCTCACCCACTGTAATGAGCTCCTCTTTGGGCAGCAATCTTTCTGAACTTGACCGTCTACTGCTGGAGCTGAATGCTGTACAGCATAACCCCCCAGGCTTCCCTGCAG aTGAGGCCAACTCAAGCCCCCCACTGCCTGGGGCCCTGAGCCCTCACTATGGCATCCTGGAGAATAACAGCCCCCTGGGGGGCAAAGCCGGGCCCCTGACAAAAGAGAAGCCCAAGCGGAACGGGAGCCGGGGCCTGGAGGACGTGCGGCCTAGCGTGGAGAGTCTCTTGGATGAACTGGAGAGCTCTGTGCCCAGCCCCGT CCCTGCCATCACTATGAACCAGGGTGAGATGAGCAGCCCTCAGCGAGTCACCTCCAGCCAGCAGCAGACACGCATCTCGGCCTCCTCTGCCACCAGAGAGCTGGACGAGCTGATGGCCTCGCTATCGGATTTTAAG TTTATGGCCCAGGGGAAGACAAGGAGCAGCTCACCTCCTGGGGGGCCCCCAAAGCCTGGGAGCCAACTGGACAGCATGCTGGGGAGCCTGCAGTCCGACCTGAACAAGCTGGGAGTTGCCACGGTCGCGAAAGGGGTCTGCGGGGCCTGCAAGAAGCCCATTGCTGGGCAG GTCGTGACTGCCATGGGGAAGACGTGGCACCCAGAGCACTTTGTCTGCACCCACTGTCAGGAGGAGATCGGATCCCGGAACTTCTTTGAGCGGGATGGACAGCCCTACTGTGAAAAGGACTATCACAACCTCTTCTCTCCGCGCTGCTACTACTGCAATGGTCCCATCCTGGAT AAAGTGGTGACAGCCCTTGACCGGACGTGGCACCCTGAGCACTTCTTCTGTGCCCAGTGTGGTGCCTTCTTTGGTCCTGAAG GATTCCACGAGAAAGATGGCAAGGCCTACTGCCGGAAGGATTATTTTGACATGTTTGCACCCAAATGTGGTGGCTGCGCCCGGGCCATCCTGGAGAACTACATCTCGGCCCTCAACACGCTTTGGCATCCTGAGTGCTTTGTGTGCCGG GAATGCTTCACGCCATTCGTCAATGGCAGCTTCTTCGAGCACGACGGGCAGCCCTACTGCGAGGTACACTACCACGAGCGGCGTGGCTCGCTCTGCTCCGGCTGCCAGAAGCCCATCACCGGCCGCTGCATCACCGCCATGGCCAAGAAATTCCACCCGGAGCACTTCGTCTGTGCCTTCTGCCTCAAGCAGCTCAACAAGGGCACCTTCAAGGAGCAGAACGACAAGCCTTACTGTCAGAACTGCTTCCTCAAGCTCTTCTGCTAG
- the PXN gene encoding paxillin isoform X2, with product MDDLDALLADLESTTSHISKRPVFLSEETPYSYPTGNHTYQEIAVPPPVPPPPSSEALNGTILDPLDQWQPSGSRFIHQQPQSPSPVYGSSAKVSSTSNPQDDIGVSPCSRVGEEEHVYSFPNKQKSAEPSPTVMSSSLGSNLSELDRLLLELNAVQHNPPGFPADEANSSPPLPGALSPHYGILENNSPLGGKAGPLTKEKPKRNGSRGLEDVRPSVESLLDELESSVPSPVPAITMNQGEMSSPQRVTSSQQQTRISASSATRELDELMASLSDFKTSSSVVALSFPGLPASSASSPHCTLPPSSMPSVFLPYTTKPSPRGQGHTLEVPCTEQNGQHLRLPPPVAPSWVDLAGLGVTANTPNSRAPSVEGSLGLFDVESQAQDWRDLPNPTSEFSRAPPCRTLLCAGYTGPQEPGDPQGPLANPLCPEEVVAATWERPWTLEAFRPEIPRGAARTFQEVTEPAVVAVDRQAVFPDTWSLTKEHDQREERARPELGALESSCPTPVDKEQLGGKMHMRGSLVGPALGPETSRSSEGTTEAATKARKEQPELPPDTVMGTPNTMERISTSGQVVFPPGSPIPLRRTISVLASPPSVPLFQHRKDTSASSSSPLPSLPAPFSLGPSTCTHGSPRVQSAGRAPPDEGMQGPTSPTPAPHALRSVGCQTDEDPLFPPMQFMAQGKTRSSSPPGGPPKPGSQLDSMLGSLQSDLNKLGVATVAKGVCGACKKPIAGQVVTAMGKTWHPEHFVCTHCQEEIGSRNFFERDGQPYCEKDYHNLFSPRCYYCNGPILDKVVTALDRTWHPEHFFCAQCGAFFGPEGFHEKDGKAYCRKDYFDMFAPKCGGCARAILENYISALNTLWHPECFVCRECFTPFVNGSFFEHDGQPYCEVHYHERRGSLCSGCQKPITGRCITAMAKKFHPEHFVCAFCLKQLNKGTFKEQNDKPYCQNCFLKLFC from the exons ACGCTCTGCTGGCAGACTTGGAGTCTACCACCTCCCACATCTCCAAACGGCCTGTGTTCTTGTCCGAGGAGACCCCCTACTCATACCCAACTGGAAACCACACGTACCAGGAGATTGCCGTGCCACCTCCTGTCCCTCCACCACCGTCCAGCGAGGCCCTCAATGGCACCATCCTTGACCCCTTAGACCAGTGGCAGCCCAGTGGTTCCCGATTCATCCACCAGCAG CCTCAGTCCCCATCACCTGTGTACGGCTCCAGTGCCAAAGTTTCCAGTACCTCCAACCCCCAGGACGACATCGGTGTCTCTCCGTGTTCCCGAGTGGGTGAGGAGGAGCACGTCTACAG CTTCCCCAACAAGCAGAAGTCAGCTGAGCCCTCACCCACTGTAATGAGCTCCTCTTTGGGCAGCAATCTTTCTGAACTTGACCGTCTACTGCTGGAGCTGAATGCTGTACAGCATAACCCCCCAGGCTTCCCTGCAG aTGAGGCCAACTCAAGCCCCCCACTGCCTGGGGCCCTGAGCCCTCACTATGGCATCCTGGAGAATAACAGCCCCCTGGGGGGCAAAGCCGGGCCCCTGACAAAAGAGAAGCCCAAGCGGAACGGGAGCCGGGGCCTGGAGGACGTGCGGCCTAGCGTGGAGAGTCTCTTGGATGAACTGGAGAGCTCTGTGCCCAGCCCCGT CCCTGCCATCACTATGAACCAGGGTGAGATGAGCAGCCCTCAGCGAGTCACCTCCAGCCAGCAGCAGACACGCATCTCGGCCTCCTCTGCCACCAGAGAGCTGGACGAGCTGATGGCCTCGCTATCGGATTTTAAG ACCAGCTCCTCCGTGGTGGCCCTGAGCTTCCCAGGGCTGCCGGCCAGCTCTGCTTCGTCCCCACACTGCacacttcctccttcttccatgcCTTCTGTATTCCTGCCATACACCACTAAACCCTCCCCTCGAGGCCAGGGCCACACCCTGGAGGTCCCCTGCACTGAGCAGAATGGACAGCATCTTCGTCTTCCACCTCCTGTGGCCCCCAGCTGGGTTGACTTGGCTGGCCTTGGGGTGACAGCTAATACTCCCAACTCAAGAGCTCCCTCTGTGGAGGGTTCTCTGGGGCTCTTTGATGTAGAGAGCCAGGCTCAAGATTGGAGGGACCTGCCAAACCCCACAAGTGAGTTTTCTAGGGCTCCCCCCTGCCGCACTCTACTCTGTGCTGGGTACACAGGTCCCCAGGAGCCTGGAGACCCCCAGGGGCCACTGGCCAACCCTTTGTGCCCAGAGGAGGTCGTGGCTGCCACTTGGGAGCGGCCGTGGACTTTGGAGGCATTCAGGCCTGAGATTCCCCGTGGAGCTGCTCGTACCTTCCAGGAAGTAACTGAGCCAGCTGTGGTGGCAGTGGACCGTCAGGCTGTCTTCCCAGATACCTGGAGTCTCACAAAGGAACATGACCAGCGGGAGGAGAGGGCAAGGCCAGAGCTGGGGGCGCTGGAAAGTAGCTGCCCCACCCCAGTTGACAAGGAGCAGTTAGGTGGAAAGATGCACATGAGGGGAAGCCTGGTCGGGCCAGCCCTGGGACCTGAGACCTCCAGGAGCTCAGAGGGCACTACTGAAGCTGCCACCAAGGCCAGGAAGGAGCAGCCGGAGCTTCCACCTGATACAGTCATGGGCACACCCAACACCATGGAGAGGATTTCCACCTCTGGCCAG gTTGTCTTCCCTCCTGGCTCTCCCATTCCCCTGAGAAGAACCATCTCTGTTCTGGCTTCTCCTCCTTCTGTCCCTTTGTTCCAGCATCGCAAAGACACCTCGGCCAGCAGCTCTTCTCCCCTGCCCAGCCTGCctgctcccttctccctgggGCCCTCAACTTGCACCCATGGTTCTCCTAGAGTCCAGAGTGCAGGGAGAGCACCCCCTGATGAGGGTATGCAGGGCCCCACCTCGCCCACTCCTGCACCCCACGCCTTGAGGTCCGTTGGCTGCCAGACCGATGAGGACCCGCTCTTCCCCCCAATGCAG TTTATGGCCCAGGGGAAGACAAGGAGCAGCTCACCTCCTGGGGGGCCCCCAAAGCCTGGGAGCCAACTGGACAGCATGCTGGGGAGCCTGCAGTCCGACCTGAACAAGCTGGGAGTTGCCACGGTCGCGAAAGGGGTCTGCGGGGCCTGCAAGAAGCCCATTGCTGGGCAG GTCGTGACTGCCATGGGGAAGACGTGGCACCCAGAGCACTTTGTCTGCACCCACTGTCAGGAGGAGATCGGATCCCGGAACTTCTTTGAGCGGGATGGACAGCCCTACTGTGAAAAGGACTATCACAACCTCTTCTCTCCGCGCTGCTACTACTGCAATGGTCCCATCCTGGAT AAAGTGGTGACAGCCCTTGACCGGACGTGGCACCCTGAGCACTTCTTCTGTGCCCAGTGTGGTGCCTTCTTTGGTCCTGAAG GATTCCACGAGAAAGATGGCAAGGCCTACTGCCGGAAGGATTATTTTGACATGTTTGCACCCAAATGTGGTGGCTGCGCCCGGGCCATCCTGGAGAACTACATCTCGGCCCTCAACACGCTTTGGCATCCTGAGTGCTTTGTGTGCCGG GAATGCTTCACGCCATTCGTCAATGGCAGCTTCTTCGAGCACGACGGGCAGCCCTACTGCGAGGTACACTACCACGAGCGGCGTGGCTCGCTCTGCTCCGGCTGCCAGAAGCCCATCACCGGCCGCTGCATCACCGCCATGGCCAAGAAATTCCACCCGGAGCACTTCGTCTGTGCCTTCTGCCTCAAGCAGCTCAACAAGGGCACCTTCAAGGAGCAGAACGACAAGCCTTACTGTCAGAACTGCTTCCTCAAGCTCTTCTGCTAG
- the PXN gene encoding paxillin isoform X1, with amino-acid sequence MDDLDALLADLESTTSHISKRPVFLSEETPYSYPTGNHTYQEIAVPPPVPPPPSSEALNGTILDPLDQWQPSGSRFIHQQPQSPSPVYGSSAKVSSTSNPQDDIGVSPCSRVGEEEHVYSFPNKQKSAEPSPTVMSSSLGSNLSELDRLLLELNAVQHNPPGFPADEANSSPPLPGALSPHYGILENNSPLGGKAGPLTKEKPKRNGSRGLEDVRPSVESLLDELESSVPSPVPAITMNQGEMSSPQRVTSSQQQTRISASSATRELDELMASLSDFKTSSSVVALSFPGLPASSASSPHCTLPPSSMPSVFLPYTTKPSPRGQGHTLEVPCTEQNGQHLRLPPPVAPSWVDLAGLGVTANTPNSRAPSVEGSLGLFDVESQAQDWRDLPNPTSEFSRAPPCRTLLCAGYTGPQEPGDPQGPLANPLCPEEVVAATWERPWTLEAFRPEIPRGAARTFQEVTEPAVVAVDRQAVFPDTWSLTKEHDQREERARPELGALESSCPTPVDKEQLGGKMHMRGSLVGPALGPETSRSSEGTTEAATKARKEQPELPPDTVMGTPNTMERISTSGQIRSVIRRSRETDHAHPMSREPSPRRRLDPANLSRTPSQEQLIAELQGRLGIQPEAEEAAGASVQDWLTEGIVITVQPRGRQAGGQLVEKVVFPPGSPIPLRRTISVLASPPSVPLFQHRKDTSASSSSPLPSLPAPFSLGPSTCTHGSPRVQSAGRAPPDEGMQGPTSPTPAPHALRSVGCQTDEDPLFPPMQFMAQGKTRSSSPPGGPPKPGSQLDSMLGSLQSDLNKLGVATVAKGVCGACKKPIAGQVVTAMGKTWHPEHFVCTHCQEEIGSRNFFERDGQPYCEKDYHNLFSPRCYYCNGPILDKVVTALDRTWHPEHFFCAQCGAFFGPEGFHEKDGKAYCRKDYFDMFAPKCGGCARAILENYISALNTLWHPECFVCRECFTPFVNGSFFEHDGQPYCEVHYHERRGSLCSGCQKPITGRCITAMAKKFHPEHFVCAFCLKQLNKGTFKEQNDKPYCQNCFLKLFC; translated from the exons ACGCTCTGCTGGCAGACTTGGAGTCTACCACCTCCCACATCTCCAAACGGCCTGTGTTCTTGTCCGAGGAGACCCCCTACTCATACCCAACTGGAAACCACACGTACCAGGAGATTGCCGTGCCACCTCCTGTCCCTCCACCACCGTCCAGCGAGGCCCTCAATGGCACCATCCTTGACCCCTTAGACCAGTGGCAGCCCAGTGGTTCCCGATTCATCCACCAGCAG CCTCAGTCCCCATCACCTGTGTACGGCTCCAGTGCCAAAGTTTCCAGTACCTCCAACCCCCAGGACGACATCGGTGTCTCTCCGTGTTCCCGAGTGGGTGAGGAGGAGCACGTCTACAG CTTCCCCAACAAGCAGAAGTCAGCTGAGCCCTCACCCACTGTAATGAGCTCCTCTTTGGGCAGCAATCTTTCTGAACTTGACCGTCTACTGCTGGAGCTGAATGCTGTACAGCATAACCCCCCAGGCTTCCCTGCAG aTGAGGCCAACTCAAGCCCCCCACTGCCTGGGGCCCTGAGCCCTCACTATGGCATCCTGGAGAATAACAGCCCCCTGGGGGGCAAAGCCGGGCCCCTGACAAAAGAGAAGCCCAAGCGGAACGGGAGCCGGGGCCTGGAGGACGTGCGGCCTAGCGTGGAGAGTCTCTTGGATGAACTGGAGAGCTCTGTGCCCAGCCCCGT CCCTGCCATCACTATGAACCAGGGTGAGATGAGCAGCCCTCAGCGAGTCACCTCCAGCCAGCAGCAGACACGCATCTCGGCCTCCTCTGCCACCAGAGAGCTGGACGAGCTGATGGCCTCGCTATCGGATTTTAAG ACCAGCTCCTCCGTGGTGGCCCTGAGCTTCCCAGGGCTGCCGGCCAGCTCTGCTTCGTCCCCACACTGCacacttcctccttcttccatgcCTTCTGTATTCCTGCCATACACCACTAAACCCTCCCCTCGAGGCCAGGGCCACACCCTGGAGGTCCCCTGCACTGAGCAGAATGGACAGCATCTTCGTCTTCCACCTCCTGTGGCCCCCAGCTGGGTTGACTTGGCTGGCCTTGGGGTGACAGCTAATACTCCCAACTCAAGAGCTCCCTCTGTGGAGGGTTCTCTGGGGCTCTTTGATGTAGAGAGCCAGGCTCAAGATTGGAGGGACCTGCCAAACCCCACAAGTGAGTTTTCTAGGGCTCCCCCCTGCCGCACTCTACTCTGTGCTGGGTACACAGGTCCCCAGGAGCCTGGAGACCCCCAGGGGCCACTGGCCAACCCTTTGTGCCCAGAGGAGGTCGTGGCTGCCACTTGGGAGCGGCCGTGGACTTTGGAGGCATTCAGGCCTGAGATTCCCCGTGGAGCTGCTCGTACCTTCCAGGAAGTAACTGAGCCAGCTGTGGTGGCAGTGGACCGTCAGGCTGTCTTCCCAGATACCTGGAGTCTCACAAAGGAACATGACCAGCGGGAGGAGAGGGCAAGGCCAGAGCTGGGGGCGCTGGAAAGTAGCTGCCCCACCCCAGTTGACAAGGAGCAGTTAGGTGGAAAGATGCACATGAGGGGAAGCCTGGTCGGGCCAGCCCTGGGACCTGAGACCTCCAGGAGCTCAGAGGGCACTACTGAAGCTGCCACCAAGGCCAGGAAGGAGCAGCCGGAGCTTCCACCTGATACAGTCATGGGCACACCCAACACCATGGAGAGGATTTCCACCTCTGGCCAG atCCGCTCCGTGATCAGGAGGAGCCGGGAGACAGACCATGCACACCCCATGTCCCGGGAGCCGTCCCCTCGCCGCCGGCTGGACCCCGCCAACCTGAGCAGGACCCCATCCCAGGAGCAGCTCATCGCAGAGCTGCAGGGTCGGCTGGGCATCCAGCCGGAGGCGGAGGAGGCAGCAGGGGCCTCTGTCCAGGACTGGCTGACCGAGGGCATCGTCATCACTGTGCAGCCTCGTGGGAGGCAGGCTGGGGGGCAGCTGGTAGAGAAG gTTGTCTTCCCTCCTGGCTCTCCCATTCCCCTGAGAAGAACCATCTCTGTTCTGGCTTCTCCTCCTTCTGTCCCTTTGTTCCAGCATCGCAAAGACACCTCGGCCAGCAGCTCTTCTCCCCTGCCCAGCCTGCctgctcccttctccctgggGCCCTCAACTTGCACCCATGGTTCTCCTAGAGTCCAGAGTGCAGGGAGAGCACCCCCTGATGAGGGTATGCAGGGCCCCACCTCGCCCACTCCTGCACCCCACGCCTTGAGGTCCGTTGGCTGCCAGACCGATGAGGACCCGCTCTTCCCCCCAATGCAG TTTATGGCCCAGGGGAAGACAAGGAGCAGCTCACCTCCTGGGGGGCCCCCAAAGCCTGGGAGCCAACTGGACAGCATGCTGGGGAGCCTGCAGTCCGACCTGAACAAGCTGGGAGTTGCCACGGTCGCGAAAGGGGTCTGCGGGGCCTGCAAGAAGCCCATTGCTGGGCAG GTCGTGACTGCCATGGGGAAGACGTGGCACCCAGAGCACTTTGTCTGCACCCACTGTCAGGAGGAGATCGGATCCCGGAACTTCTTTGAGCGGGATGGACAGCCCTACTGTGAAAAGGACTATCACAACCTCTTCTCTCCGCGCTGCTACTACTGCAATGGTCCCATCCTGGAT AAAGTGGTGACAGCCCTTGACCGGACGTGGCACCCTGAGCACTTCTTCTGTGCCCAGTGTGGTGCCTTCTTTGGTCCTGAAG GATTCCACGAGAAAGATGGCAAGGCCTACTGCCGGAAGGATTATTTTGACATGTTTGCACCCAAATGTGGTGGCTGCGCCCGGGCCATCCTGGAGAACTACATCTCGGCCCTCAACACGCTTTGGCATCCTGAGTGCTTTGTGTGCCGG GAATGCTTCACGCCATTCGTCAATGGCAGCTTCTTCGAGCACGACGGGCAGCCCTACTGCGAGGTACACTACCACGAGCGGCGTGGCTCGCTCTGCTCCGGCTGCCAGAAGCCCATCACCGGCCGCTGCATCACCGCCATGGCCAAGAAATTCCACCCGGAGCACTTCGTCTGTGCCTTCTGCCTCAAGCAGCTCAACAAGGGCACCTTCAAGGAGCAGAACGACAAGCCTTACTGTCAGAACTGCTTCCTCAAGCTCTTCTGCTAG